Genomic segment of Candidatus Binataceae bacterium:
ACCGGGTACCACACTCGACCCCGATGCCGCCGGACTTATCGCCTTCAAATCGGATGAGCCATGGCTTACAGCGCTTAACGGCTGGAGAATTGAGGCCGGAGTTGAGCCGATCGGGGAGAACGCCGGGCTGAGTGACGCGGCGCAAAGCCATGCTTGTTACCTGGTGAAAAACGGACCGAGCGACCCGGCGGGTTTCCTCCAATACGAGCAAACCATCGATGGCGCGGCCCACAACGAAAGTCCCGCCAATCCTTACTTCACGATGGCTGGCAACCGGGCGGCTCATAGCGGCGACATCAGCTGGGACCGCAATCCCGAGGCCGACGTCGACGCGCTAATCGACACCGCGTTCCATCGGCTCTCGCTGCTGGCGCCCTGGGCAAAGGTGGCCGGCTATGGCGATTGCGGGCGCTTTCCGATGCGCGCGGCAACGCTGGTGATTCGCGGTTCCACCCCTACCGGCACCACGCCTGCAACCATCTTTCCTCCCGCCGGTTCGGTCGTGCGCGGGGTCATGGAAGGATCGGAATGGCCCAATCCTCTCGACGCTTGCCCGGGGTATCACTTCCCCGTGGGCGTCCCGATCACGGTTCAAACCGGGGCGGATGTGAAGGCGTTTTTGCAGTCATTTGGACTGCGCGACACCACGACTGGCCAGGATGTGGAGGCCTGCGGCTTTGACTCTCGGACATTCCCCGTCGAACACGGCCGGCAAGTGCTGCTTGAATATGGCGCGGTAGTCGTCATGCCGCGCGAGCCGCTCGCCCCGGGACATGCCTACCGGGTAAGTATCGTCACACAGCGCCACTCCTACACATGGGATTTTCAGGCCAGCGGCTCTAAGCCAAGCGCCCACATTACAAAGCTCGATGAGCAATGAACCCGCGCGGACGTTAGGGCGGGCGAATCTCGTCTTCGCGCGTGTGAAGCTCTGCGGGCTATTTGGATAAGGTCGCAGACGAAATTCAGCGGCATTTGGCTATAGGCGCTGCTTTGACTACGCTCATGAGCGAGGTGCAAAGCGATGCGGCCAGATATCGTTGCGGGGGCCAAGTTCCCAGATTACAAATTGCCGGACCACAACGGCGAATTGCGCTCACTGTCGGAGTTGCAGGGAGCCGATCCGATGGTATTGGTGCTCAGCCGGGGCGGCTTTTGACCTAAAGATCGCCGCCAGGCGGAGGGGCTGGTTCAGCTCCATCGCGAAATGGAAGTGGGCTACTGCCGGATGGTAACTATCAGCACGGACGATGCGCTCCAAACCAAGGAGTATCGTTCGGGCGTCGGCGCTCAATGGCCTTTCCTGTCGGATGTCGAGCGCACGGTCCAGAAGGATCTCGATATCGCCGAATATACCGATACAAGGCACGATCCGATGATCCCGTACACCCTCGTGCTGGAGCCCGGATTGGTGGTCTTCAAGCTCTATTGCGGCTA
This window contains:
- a CDS encoding CAP domain-containing protein, translated to MSVSGKANADTQTASPVFATAQEEIERFQPAIASFGPAKLEVSATRKIRPVPRTLEIVTFCIEVLEIDSPNGLRLRQSVHQPRFSAACVFGGKKGGSNMSVRHQGWAECERKVQHEKLASRRPLPRQARLLVVAIALAAGASSCIPLQYSTNSQGQMQSIGLPGLPVWQSQSLKRQNQEAASGDLAAAPGTTLDPDAAGLIAFKSDEPWLTALNGWRIEAGVEPIGENAGLSDAAQSHACYLVKNGPSDPAGFLQYEQTIDGAAHNESPANPYFTMAGNRAAHSGDISWDRNPEADVDALIDTAFHRLSLLAPWAKVAGYGDCGRFPMRAATLVIRGSTPTGTTPATIFPPAGSVVRGVMEGSEWPNPLDACPGYHFPVGVPITVQTGADVKAFLQSFGLRDTTTGQDVEACGFDSRTFPVEHGRQVLLEYGAVVVMPREPLAPGHAYRVSIVTQRHSYTWDFQASGSKPSAHITKLDEQ